A genomic region of Entelurus aequoreus isolate RoL-2023_Sb linkage group LG19, RoL_Eaeq_v1.1, whole genome shotgun sequence contains the following coding sequences:
- the LOC133634979 gene encoding uncharacterized protein LOC133634979 — MISILLIRLHQLQVWNLQTSQGEKESRKLQPRPEPPAPGSHQAPTRLPLDSHQAPTRLPPDSHQAPTRLLPGSYQGPTKPLQGSHQAPTRLLPHSHKAPTRLPPDSHQAPTRPRPKQDLDLHKWAPTRLPLDSHLAPTRLLPGSHQAPTRLPPDSHQTPTRLPPDSYKAPTRLPPGSHKTPTRLPPGSHQTLTSLPPGSHQTPTTLPQGSHQTPTRHPPGSHQGPTRLLQGSHQAPTRLPPDSYHTPTRLPPDSHQGPPDSYKAPTRLPPDSYHSPTRLPPGTHQA; from the exons ATGATATCCATTCTGCTGATTAGGCTTCACCAGCTGCAGGTGTGGAACCTGCAAACAAGCCAGGGAGAGAAGGAGAGCAGGAAACTGCAGCCACGCCCTGAACCCCCCGCACCAGGCTCCCACCAGGCTCCCACCAGGCTCCCACTAGACTCCCACCAGGCTCCCACCAGGCTCCCACCAGACTCCCACCAGGCTCCCACCAGACTCCTACCAGGGTCCTACCAGGGTCCCACCAAACCCCTACAAGGCTCCCACCAGGCTCCCACCAGACTCCTACCACACTCCCACAAGGCTCCCACCAGACTCCCACCAGACTCCCACCAGGCACCCACCAGGCCTAGGCCAAAACAAGATCTAGATTTACACAAGTGG GCTCCCACCAGGCTCCCACTAGACTCCCACCTGGCTCCCACCAGACTCCTTCCAGGCTCCCACCAGGCTCCCACAAGGCTCCCACCAGACTCTCACCAGACTCCCACCAGGCTCCCACCAGACTCCTACAAGGCTCCCACCAGGCTCCCACCGGGCTCCCACAAGACTCCCACTAGGCTCCCACCAGGCTCCCACCAGACTCTTACAAGTCTCCCACCAGGCTCCCACCAGACTCCCACCACACTCCCACAAGGCTCCCACCAGACTCCCACCAGGCACCCACCAGGGTCCCACCAGGGTCCCACCAGACTCTTACAAGGCTCCCACCAGGCTCCCACCAGGCTCCCACCAGACTCCTACCACACTCCCACAAGGCTCCCACCAGACTCCCACCAGGGTCCCCCAGACTCTTACAAGGCTCCCACCAGGCTCCCACCAGACTCCTACCACTCTCCCACAAGGCTCCCACCAGGCACCCACCAGGCCTAG